A window of Halobellus sp. LT62 contains these coding sequences:
- a CDS encoding thioredoxin family protein — protein sequence MVLVESDSKLSHGDEAPSFELPGADGETYALSDFAEYEALLVVFTCNHCPYAEAKVDELNHLTEAYDDLAVVGINPNDAEEYPDDSFERMRERVTDGEIRFTAYLRDESQDVAREYGAVCTPDPFLFERDGDTFRLAFQSRLDDAMNPDDEPERYEMREAVEALLAGEEIPVEATPSRGCSIKWLDD from the coding sequence ATGGTCCTAGTCGAATCCGATTCCAAACTGTCCCACGGCGACGAGGCACCGTCGTTCGAGCTCCCGGGCGCGGACGGCGAAACGTACGCGCTCTCGGACTTCGCCGAGTACGAGGCGCTACTCGTCGTCTTCACCTGTAATCACTGCCCCTACGCGGAGGCGAAGGTCGACGAGCTGAACCACCTCACGGAGGCCTACGACGACCTCGCGGTCGTCGGTATCAACCCCAACGACGCCGAGGAGTACCCCGACGACTCCTTCGAGCGGATGCGAGAGCGCGTCACAGACGGCGAAATCCGGTTCACGGCGTACCTCCGCGACGAGTCCCAAGACGTCGCCCGCGAGTACGGCGCGGTCTGTACACCCGATCCGTTCCTCTTCGAGCGCGACGGCGACACGTTCCGACTCGCGTTCCAGTCCCGCCTCGACGACGCGATGAACCCCGACGACGAGCCCGAACGCTACGAGATGCGCGAGGCCGTCGAGGCGCTCCTCGCGGGCGAGGAGATTCCCGTCGAAGCGACGCCCTCGCGGGGTTGTTCGATCAAGTGGCTCGACGACTGA
- a CDS encoding EamA family transporter, translating into MNYLPWAILALVAYALVAPFMRVATTGSAQIPSNVATIIANTILVALTAGIIAYNQENALSYVTHPKVGYVAIAGVCLTVGILAYYRALSLGPVSVVSPIFGMFLVVSSLLGIVFLNESLTARKALGIGLGVVAVYLVSVE; encoded by the coding sequence ATGAACTATCTTCCGTGGGCGATACTCGCGCTCGTCGCGTACGCGCTGGTGGCTCCGTTTATGCGCGTCGCGACGACCGGATCGGCGCAGATCCCGAGCAACGTCGCGACCATCATCGCGAACACGATCCTCGTCGCTCTCACCGCCGGTATCATCGCGTACAACCAAGAGAACGCGCTTTCCTACGTCACGCACCCGAAAGTGGGGTACGTCGCCATCGCCGGCGTCTGTTTGACAGTCGGGATCTTGGCGTACTACCGGGCGCTCTCGCTCGGCCCGGTGAGCGTCGTCTCGCCGATCTTCGGAATGTTCCTCGTCGTGAGCTCGCTCCTCGGGATCGTCTTCCTGAACGAGTCGCTGACTGCACGGAAGGCGCTCGGGATCGGCCTCGGCGTCGTCGCCGTCTACCTCGTGAGCGTCGAATAG
- a CDS encoding DsbA family protein gives MRSTRRSYLAALGGTATLGSLAGCFSALQSNDSTLPEGCDVGTLESVSSLSRPALGPEDAPVTVDVFEDFACPHCQTFTTDVYPQIKSNYVDAGDVRYRFFDFPIPVDETWSWAAASAARAVQDESDMETFFAFTERVYENQGDLAEDGYQIVHDVADELGVDGCTVAAAAEQEPYREVVEADRQTGSDRGVPGTPAVYVDGELLDSYRWDAVSSAIDSRLE, from the coding sequence ATGCGATCGACACGACGGTCCTATCTCGCTGCGCTCGGCGGAACGGCGACGCTCGGATCTCTCGCTGGCTGCTTCAGTGCCTTACAGAGCAACGACAGCACGCTCCCCGAGGGCTGCGACGTCGGAACGCTCGAATCGGTATCGTCGCTCTCGCGCCCCGCATTGGGCCCGGAAGATGCTCCCGTCACCGTCGACGTGTTCGAGGATTTCGCCTGTCCGCACTGCCAGACGTTCACGACCGACGTTTACCCGCAGATCAAGTCGAACTACGTCGACGCGGGCGACGTCCGATACCGGTTCTTCGACTTCCCCATCCCGGTCGACGAGACGTGGTCGTGGGCGGCCGCCTCAGCGGCGCGCGCGGTGCAAGACGAGAGCGATATGGAGACGTTCTTCGCGTTCACCGAGCGCGTCTACGAGAATCAAGGCGACCTCGCGGAGGACGGCTACCAGATCGTCCACGACGTCGCCGACGAACTCGGTGTCGACGGCTGTACCGTCGCCGCCGCGGCCGAGCAAGAGCCGTACCGCGAGGTCGTCGAGGCCGATCGACAGACCGGATCCGACAGAGGCGTTCCCGGAACCCCCGCTGTCTACGTTGACGGTGAACTGCTCGACAGCTACAGGTGGGACGCGGTCAGCAGCGCGATCGACAGTCGTCTGGAGTAG
- a CDS encoding DUF1918 domain-containing protein: MEFEEDDSVVLHDKHSEFDGQTGTITQVVETMFGDATYTVSFEDGQEVGISPDQLEAAEGDVDDE; the protein is encoded by the coding sequence ATGGAGTTCGAAGAGGACGACAGCGTGGTACTGCACGACAAGCACAGCGAGTTCGACGGTCAGACCGGGACGATCACGCAGGTCGTCGAGACGATGTTCGGCGACGCGACCTACACCGTGAGCTTCGAGGACGGCCAAGAGGTCGGCATCTCGCCCGATCAGCTCGAAGCGGCCGAGGGCGACGTCGACGACGAGTAA
- a CDS encoding RNA-binding protein yields the protein MPRIPFHYVDLRTFCYETEDEKRVESALGAFLPEEFELTRAESTGHHGDRIVVLSARVENADDVRHVLARLTELPEFDALLDELDDRVTENTELFLRLDKQAAFRGEVRRGGGITLRAKVEAYPATKDAAVENAREALEQAETLDVDAE from the coding sequence ATGCCCCGGATTCCGTTTCACTACGTCGATCTGCGGACCTTCTGCTATGAGACCGAAGACGAGAAACGAGTCGAGAGCGCATTGGGAGCGTTTCTGCCCGAGGAATTCGAGCTCACGCGAGCCGAGAGCACAGGCCATCACGGCGACCGGATCGTCGTTCTCTCCGCCCGCGTCGAGAACGCGGACGACGTCAGACACGTCCTCGCGCGGCTGACAGAGCTCCCCGAGTTCGACGCGCTGCTCGACGAACTCGACGACCGCGTCACGGAGAACACCGAGCTGTTCCTGCGGCTGGACAAGCAGGCGGCGTTCCGCGGCGAGGTCCGCCGCGGCGGCGGCATCACGCTCCGCGCGAAGGTCGAGGCCTACCCCGCCACGAAGGACGCCGCCGTCGAGAACGCTCGTGAGGCGTTAGAGCAGGCCGAGACGCTCGACGTCGACGCCGAGTAG